Proteins from a single region of uncultured Fretibacterium sp.:
- a CDS encoding iron ABC transporter permease, with protein sequence MLEASGGGRCFTVKLSLLYLLILAGGILAFRVGRFAISPRTLAEIVLSRLGMAAPNGDPTLETVVLNVRLPRILLAILTGGALSAAGASYQTLFKNPMVSPDLLGVSAGAGFGAALAMLNNLAWWQVQVSAFAFGSLAVLMASAIGYAFARQEITVMVLGGIVVSSLFQALLSILKTMADTDNVLPSITFWLMGSLGRGSNHDVLVLLPFLAVSLLLLFLFRYSINALSAGNEEAAALGVNVGLVKAVVILASTLMTVVSVSICGIVGWVGMVVPHIARLLVGADYSRLLATSFGVGALFLLGMDTIVRGVPGVELPLGVLTALVGTPIFVVLLSRVRKGWL encoded by the coding sequence ATGCTGGAAGCCTCCGGCGGAGGGCGTTGTTTTACGGTCAAGCTGAGCCTGCTCTATCTGCTCATCCTCGCGGGCGGAATCCTCGCCTTTCGGGTCGGGCGTTTTGCGATCTCCCCCAGGACCCTGGCGGAGATCGTCCTCTCGCGTCTCGGGATGGCGGCCCCGAACGGGGACCCGACGCTCGAGACCGTCGTCCTGAACGTGCGCCTGCCCCGCATCCTGCTGGCGATCCTGACGGGGGGCGCCCTCTCCGCGGCCGGGGCGTCGTACCAGACGCTCTTCAAGAACCCCATGGTCTCGCCGGACCTGTTGGGGGTCTCCGCCGGGGCGGGGTTCGGGGCCGCCCTCGCGATGCTGAACAACCTCGCCTGGTGGCAGGTCCAGGTCTCGGCCTTCGCGTTCGGGAGCCTGGCGGTCCTGATGGCAAGCGCCATTGGCTACGCCTTCGCACGACAGGAGATCACGGTGATGGTCCTGGGCGGCATCGTCGTCTCCAGCCTCTTCCAGGCGCTGCTCTCCATACTCAAGACGATGGCGGACACGGACAACGTCCTGCCCTCCATCACCTTCTGGCTGATGGGGAGCCTGGGGCGGGGCTCCAACCACGACGTCCTGGTCCTGCTGCCGTTCCTGGCGGTCTCCCTGCTCCTCCTGTTCCTCTTTCGCTACTCCATCAACGCCCTGTCCGCGGGCAACGAGGAGGCGGCTGCCCTGGGGGTGAACGTGGGGCTGGTCAAGGCGGTCGTCATCCTCGCCTCGACCCTGATGACGGTCGTCTCAGTCAGCATCTGCGGCATCGTCGGATGGGTCGGCATGGTCGTGCCGCACATCGCCCGCCTGCTGGTGGGGGCTGACTACTCGCGGCTTCTCGCGACCTCGTTCGGCGTCGGCGCCCTCTTCCTGCTCGGGATGGACACGATCGTCCGGGGCGTTCCGGGGGTGGAGCTGCCGCTGGGCGTGCTGACGGCCCTGGTGGGGACCCCCATCTTCGTGGTCCTGCTCTCCCGGGTCCGCAAGGGGTGGCTCTAG
- a CDS encoding ABC transporter substrate-binding protein, giving the protein MMRRYLLKLAAFLLGIAVLAGLGGAAGAGETVVDAAGRDVAVPGKVDRLAITCYGGTTHEVAVLGCAEKIVAQPGMKRFPQLLKMFPRFTEVVDPGSFDKVNVEELMKAAPDLVLVGVSSKKGNRLIEEAGMPTYTMLIGWAAVDKLKQEFLNLGTILGREAEARRLVDYWNEKLGWVETLVGRIPEGQRKVVYYTGKTITKASASDWGWHWIRGSGGICALEETPKGEIGVEQVMRVDPDIIVTQQGNGTADILEDPRIQDLKAVKNKAVHECPIGAFWWDRPSPESPLGFMWLAKLLYPDYTREIDLEKETREFFREFYRYELTDEEYRSFFGREPAL; this is encoded by the coding sequence ATGATGAGGCGGTACTTGTTGAAACTGGCGGCTTTTCTGCTGGGGATTGCGGTTCTGGCGGGACTCGGCGGAGCGGCCGGGGCGGGGGAGACGGTGGTCGATGCCGCAGGGCGCGACGTCGCCGTTCCCGGAAAGGTGGACCGTCTGGCGATCACCTGTTATGGTGGAACCACCCACGAGGTCGCCGTCCTGGGCTGCGCGGAGAAGATCGTGGCCCAGCCCGGCATGAAGCGCTTCCCCCAGCTGCTCAAGATGTTTCCCCGGTTCACGGAGGTCGTGGACCCCGGCTCCTTCGACAAGGTCAACGTCGAGGAGCTGATGAAGGCGGCACCGGATCTTGTCCTCGTGGGGGTCAGCTCCAAGAAGGGAAACAGACTGATCGAGGAGGCCGGAATGCCCACCTATACGATGCTCATCGGCTGGGCAGCGGTGGACAAGCTGAAGCAGGAGTTTTTGAACCTGGGCACGATCCTGGGCAGGGAGGCGGAGGCCAGGAGGCTCGTGGATTACTGGAACGAAAAGCTGGGATGGGTGGAGACCCTGGTGGGACGCATCCCCGAGGGCCAGCGCAAGGTAGTCTACTACACCGGAAAGACCATCACGAAGGCAAGCGCGAGCGATTGGGGATGGCACTGGATTCGTGGCTCCGGCGGCATCTGCGCCCTGGAGGAGACCCCAAAGGGCGAGATCGGCGTCGAGCAGGTCATGCGGGTCGACCCGGACATCATCGTGACCCAGCAGGGAAACGGGACGGCCGATATCCTGGAGGACCCCAGGATACAGGACCTCAAGGCCGTCAAAAACAAGGCCGTCCACGAGTGTCCCATCGGCGCCTTCTGGTGGGACCGCCCCTCCCCGGAGTCCCCGCTGGGCTTCATGTGGCTGGCCAAGCTGCTCTATCCGGATTATACCCGGGAGATCGACCTGGAAAAGGAGACCCGGGAGTTTTTCAGGGAGTTCTATCGCTACGAGCTGACGGACGAGGAGTACCGCTCGTTCTTCGGCAGGGAGCCCGCCCTTTGA
- a CDS encoding ABC transporter ATP-binding protein, with protein MRLEAVDVRAGYGQCDVLSGVSFALETGEALCLLGPNGVGKSTLFKSLLGFLPLRGGSFLIDGKRVPYQDRKGMAKLIGYVPQSHEPPFPFRVLDVVVMGSLARSGVFSGPSREEFGRAARILDRLGASHLRDCVYTEISGGERQMVLIARALMQEPHFLVMDEPTANLDFGNQMRVLQQVRLLARSGMGIMMTSHVPDHAFFCCSQAAILSPGLSFRVGAVEEVLTEPALREAYGIDVRILRRQEGRWTIKTCVPVPRESSEE; from the coding sequence ATGAGGCTCGAGGCCGTGGACGTCCGTGCCGGTTATGGGCAGTGCGATGTCCTGAGCGGCGTATCGTTTGCCCTGGAGACGGGCGAGGCACTTTGTCTGCTTGGACCGAACGGGGTCGGGAAATCGACGCTGTTCAAATCTCTTTTGGGGTTCCTGCCCCTACGCGGCGGCTCGTTCCTGATAGACGGGAAAAGGGTTCCATATCAGGACCGCAAGGGGATGGCGAAGCTCATCGGTTATGTCCCCCAAAGCCACGAGCCCCCCTTTCCCTTCCGTGTCCTCGACGTCGTCGTGATGGGGAGCCTGGCCCGATCCGGAGTCTTTTCGGGCCCTTCGCGGGAGGAATTCGGGCGGGCGGCCCGGATCCTCGACCGGTTGGGGGCCTCTCACCTGAGGGATTGCGTCTATACGGAGATCAGCGGCGGGGAGAGACAGATGGTGCTCATCGCCCGTGCCCTCATGCAGGAGCCTCATTTCCTGGTTATGGACGAGCCGACCGCGAACCTCGACTTCGGAAACCAGATGCGCGTGCTCCAGCAGGTGAGGCTGCTGGCTCGGAGCGGCATGGGGATCATGATGACCTCCCATGTGCCCGATCACGCGTTCTTCTGTTGTTCCCAGGCCGCGATCCTGAGCCCAGGACTTTCTTTCCGGGTCGGAGCTGTCGAGGAGGTACTGACGGAGCCCGCACTGCGGGAGGCCTACGGCATAGACGTACGGATACTCCGGCGGCAGGAAGGCAGGTGGACCATCAAGACCTGTGTTCCGGTTCCGCGGGAGTCATCGGAGGAATGA
- a CDS encoding iron ABC transporter permease → MGSRNRLLKEFGRVRPSVSPVWGAAFLLVLLFCISFSLGRYPVSLGDLFRVLLSLPLGGDGGVPPMVRSVVLKVRIPRVCAAVLIGGALSVSGAVYQGLFRNPMVSPDILGASAGACFGAALAILFSLPFILVQLSAFCFGLAAVALSYTICLLVSRGKESLLVLVLAGIVIATLFSSLVSLGKYVADPFGKLPEITYWLMGGLSSVTGKDARLLLLPCALGLLPLVLLRWQLNTMAFGDEEAMAMGLDTVRLRAVFISAATLLTAASVAVGGMIGWIGLVIPHLARMLAGPNCRDLIPTSFLVGSCFLLFVDNLARLFFTSEIPLGILTSLIGAPFFVYLLFRRRKGWV, encoded by the coding sequence ATGGGTTCGAGGAATCGGCTTTTGAAGGAGTTCGGGCGCGTTCGCCCTTCCGTCTCTCCCGTCTGGGGGGCGGCGTTCCTTCTTGTCCTGCTTTTCTGCATATCCTTTTCTCTGGGGCGTTATCCCGTATCGTTGGGGGATTTGTTCCGGGTCCTTCTCTCCCTGCCCCTGGGCGGGGACGGCGGCGTCCCTCCCATGGTACGGTCGGTCGTGCTGAAGGTGCGGATTCCGCGCGTCTGTGCCGCCGTGTTGATCGGGGGGGCGTTGTCCGTCTCGGGGGCGGTCTATCAAGGGCTGTTCCGGAACCCCATGGTCTCGCCCGACATCCTGGGGGCCTCCGCGGGGGCGTGTTTCGGAGCGGCACTGGCCATCCTTTTTTCCCTGCCGTTCATCCTCGTCCAGCTTTCGGCGTTTTGTTTCGGTCTGGCTGCCGTTGCCCTTTCCTATACTATATGTCTGCTCGTGAGCCGCGGCAAGGAGTCGTTGTTGGTCCTGGTGCTGGCCGGCATCGTCATCGCCACGCTCTTCTCCTCACTCGTCAGCCTCGGCAAGTACGTCGCCGATCCCTTCGGAAAGCTGCCCGAGATCACGTACTGGCTGATGGGCGGCCTGTCCTCGGTGACCGGGAAGGACGCACGGCTGCTGCTGCTTCCCTGTGCGTTGGGACTCCTGCCCCTCGTCTTGCTTCGCTGGCAGCTCAACACCATGGCCTTCGGGGACGAGGAGGCCATGGCCATGGGGCTCGACACCGTGCGCCTGAGGGCCGTCTTCATCTCCGCCGCTACACTGCTGACGGCGGCCTCCGTCGCGGTCGGCGGGATGATCGGATGGATAGGGCTGGTCATCCCCCACCTGGCTCGAATGCTCGCGGGCCCCAATTGCCGGGATTTGATCCCCACCTCCTTTCTGGTCGGAAGCTGCTTTCTCCTCTTCGTCGACAATCTAGCGCGCCTTTTCTTCACGAGCGAGATACCCTTGGGGATCCTGACGTCCTTGATCGGGGCGCCCTTTTTCGTCTACCTCCTCTTCCGGCGTAGGAAGGGATGGGTATGA
- a CDS encoding zinc ABC transporter substrate-binding protein: MKHFRTMKKRMTVLPTLLLFLLSFAAVGRAEVRVVATTTMLADLARVVGGPHVVVDGLMGPGIDPHLYQASAGDVGKMRRADVVVHNGLHLEGKMGDVFAALNRQNKTVICAADGIDRTNILTDEGGVPDPHIWFDVRLWKDAAAELARGLEKADPDHAEDYRTNAGKYEKDLENLQRYIEERVREVPEGQRVMVTAHDAFNYFGRAYGFEVRGLQGISTAAEAGTADVSALADFIVERKIKAVFVESSVPRKTIEALQAAVKARGFDVGIGGELYSDSLGGAGSGAETYISTVKANVDTITNALK, encoded by the coding sequence ATGAAACATTTTAGAACGATGAAAAAGAGGATGACGGTGCTTCCGACGCTCCTCCTGTTCCTGCTGTCGTTCGCCGCCGTCGGGCGGGCCGAGGTGCGGGTCGTCGCCACGACGACGATGCTCGCCGACCTGGCCCGAGTCGTCGGCGGTCCCCACGTCGTGGTGGACGGCCTGATGGGGCCCGGAATCGACCCGCACCTCTATCAGGCCAGCGCGGGGGACGTCGGCAAGATGCGGAGGGCGGACGTCGTCGTCCACAACGGACTGCACCTCGAGGGCAAGATGGGGGACGTCTTCGCGGCGCTGAACCGGCAGAACAAGACCGTGATCTGTGCCGCCGACGGCATCGACCGGACGAATATCCTGACGGACGAAGGGGGTGTCCCGGACCCGCACATCTGGTTCGACGTCCGACTCTGGAAGGACGCCGCCGCGGAGCTGGCCCGCGGGCTGGAGAAAGCGGACCCCGATCATGCGGAGGACTACAGGACCAATGCCGGGAAGTACGAGAAGGACCTCGAGAACCTCCAGCGCTACATCGAGGAAAGGGTTCGGGAGGTCCCCGAGGGACAGCGCGTCATGGTGACGGCGCACGACGCCTTCAATTATTTCGGGAGGGCCTACGGCTTCGAGGTGCGCGGCCTCCAGGGCATCAGCACCGCGGCCGAGGCGGGCACCGCGGACGTCAGCGCTCTGGCCGACTTCATCGTGGAGCGTAAAATCAAGGCGGTCTTTGTGGAGTCCTCCGTCCCGCGCAAGACCATAGAGGCCCTCCAGGCCGCGGTGAAGGCCCGGGGATTCGACGTGGGCATCGGCGGCGAGCTCTACTCCGACTCGCTCGGCGGGGCCGGTTCCGGGGCGGAGACCTACATCTCGACCGTAAAGGCGAACGTGGACACCATCACGAACGCCCTGAAGTGA
- the aztA gene encoding zinc ABC transporter ATP-binding protein AztA encodes METREESPWALQVEDLTVAYDIEPVLWDVDLDIPRGSLTAVIGPNGAGKSTLIKAVLKLVRTVAGEVRIHSERVAYVPQSGSVDWDFPATVRDVVLMGRYGHLGWFRRPGAADRRIAMETLEQVGMAEFADRQISQLSGGQQQRAFLARALAQEAELYLMDEPFRGVDARTEKVIVELLKHLKGEGKTVVVVHHDLQTVRSYFDWTVLLNLRLIAAGPTDEVFTEENVRRAYRSTETLLGEGAS; translated from the coding sequence ATGGAGACGCGTGAAGAAAGCCCCTGGGCCCTCCAGGTCGAGGACCTGACCGTCGCCTACGATATCGAGCCGGTGCTCTGGGACGTGGACCTCGACATTCCCCGGGGGAGCCTGACCGCGGTCATCGGCCCCAACGGAGCGGGTAAGAGCACCCTGATCAAGGCCGTGTTGAAACTGGTGCGGACCGTGGCGGGCGAGGTCCGCATCCACTCGGAGCGGGTCGCCTATGTTCCGCAGAGCGGCAGCGTGGACTGGGATTTCCCCGCCACGGTCCGCGACGTGGTGCTGATGGGGCGCTACGGCCACCTGGGATGGTTCCGGCGCCCGGGGGCGGCGGACCGCCGTATCGCCATGGAGACGTTGGAGCAGGTGGGCATGGCCGAGTTCGCCGACCGGCAGATCAGCCAGCTCTCCGGCGGCCAGCAGCAGCGGGCCTTCCTGGCCCGGGCCCTGGCCCAGGAGGCGGAACTCTACCTGATGGACGAGCCGTTTCGCGGCGTGGACGCGCGGACGGAAAAGGTCATCGTCGAACTGCTCAAGCACTTGAAGGGAGAGGGAAAGACCGTCGTCGTGGTACACCACGACCTCCAGACGGTCCGAAGCTACTTCGACTGGACGGTGCTGCTCAACCTGCGGCTCATCGCGGCGGGGCCGACCGACGAGGTCTTTACGGAGGAGAACGTCCGGCGCGCCTACCGCAGCACGGAGACGCTCCTGGGGGAGGGCGCGTCATGA
- a CDS encoding iron chelate uptake ABC transporter family permease subunit — MNAFPLLHDYTFQVVALGAALLGMTSGLIGSFAVLRRQSLLGDVVSHAALPGIAAVFLMTGTKDTVWLLIGALCSGLAATGFIIGVVRYSRVKFDTALALGMSVFFGLGLVLLTYVQKIPNANQAGLQRFIFGQAAVLLKSDILVIAVTGAVLLALTLLFWKEFKLLSFDPEFARSLGFPTRSLNVLLSAMTVAAIIAGLQTVGVILMSAMLVAPAVAARQWTNRLGVMVALAALFGAISGVAGTLASSALPKLPAGPAIVVAADVLVLVSLAFGRARSGRGRKGGAPGHVSRA, encoded by the coding sequence ATGAACGCGTTTCCCCTGTTGCACGACTATACCTTCCAAGTCGTCGCGCTGGGGGCCGCCCTGCTGGGGATGACCAGCGGGCTGATCGGCAGCTTCGCGGTGCTGCGCCGGCAGAGCCTGCTGGGGGATGTCGTGTCCCACGCCGCGCTGCCGGGCATCGCCGCCGTCTTTTTGATGACCGGGACGAAGGACACCGTGTGGCTCCTGATCGGGGCCCTGTGTTCGGGGCTGGCGGCCACCGGCTTCATCATCGGCGTCGTGCGCTACTCCCGCGTCAAGTTCGACACCGCGCTGGCACTTGGGATGTCGGTCTTCTTCGGACTGGGGCTGGTGCTGCTCACCTACGTGCAGAAGATCCCGAACGCGAACCAGGCGGGGCTCCAGCGCTTCATCTTCGGGCAGGCCGCCGTGCTCCTGAAGAGCGACATCCTCGTCATTGCAGTCACGGGCGCAGTGCTGCTGGCGCTGACCCTTCTCTTCTGGAAGGAGTTCAAGCTGCTGAGCTTCGACCCGGAGTTCGCGCGGAGCCTGGGCTTCCCCACCCGGAGCCTGAACGTCCTTCTGTCCGCCATGACCGTCGCCGCCATCATCGCGGGGCTCCAGACCGTCGGGGTCATCCTGATGAGCGCGATGCTGGTGGCCCCAGCCGTCGCCGCGCGACAGTGGACGAACCGGCTGGGGGTCATGGTGGCGCTGGCGGCTCTCTTCGGCGCCATCTCGGGCGTGGCGGGGACCCTGGCCAGCTCCGCGTTGCCGAAGCTCCCCGCCGGCCCCGCCATCGTGGTGGCTGCGGACGTCCTCGTGCTGGTCAGCTTAGCCTTCGGAAGGGCGAGAAGCGGCCGGGGCCGGAAAGGGGGGGCGCCGGGCCATGTCTCCCGAGCTTGA
- a CDS encoding metal ABC transporter permease — protein MSPELEIQLIAALVAVACALPGCFLVLRRMSMMSDAITHTLLLGIVLAFLATHSLTSPLLILGAASVGLLTVWLAETLQRSRRVSEDSAIGLTFPLLFSIAIILITHYADSVHLDADAVLLGELAFAPFDRMIVGGADLGPKAVWSMGCVVFLNLAALLLFFKELKLATFDPILAALLGFAPAWLHYGLMASVSVTAVAAFQAVGSILVVAFMVGPPAGAYLLTDDLRKMIVLSAVIGVLNALAGYWAAAWLDVSIAGSIAVATGLSFLGIFILSPSRGLLSAVRRRAQQRMEYRERIVLIHLRHHEGSGDEAEELGVGSIHRHLGWPRELAGSVLRRLEAKRRIRIEDGVVKPADRA, from the coding sequence ATGTCTCCCGAGCTTGAGATCCAGCTGATCGCGGCGCTCGTCGCCGTCGCCTGCGCGCTGCCGGGCTGCTTCCTCGTGCTGCGCCGGATGTCCATGATGTCCGACGCGATCACCCACACGCTCCTGCTCGGGATCGTCCTCGCCTTCCTCGCCACGCACAGCCTGACCTCCCCGCTCCTGATTCTGGGGGCCGCGTCGGTCGGGCTCCTCACGGTCTGGCTGGCCGAGACGCTCCAGCGCTCGCGCCGCGTCTCCGAGGACTCCGCCATCGGCCTGACCTTCCCGCTGCTCTTCAGCATCGCGATCATCCTGATCACGCACTACGCGGACTCGGTTCACCTGGATGCGGATGCCGTCCTGCTGGGCGAGCTGGCCTTCGCCCCCTTCGACCGCATGATCGTCGGCGGCGCCGACCTCGGCCCCAAGGCCGTCTGGTCGATGGGCTGCGTGGTGTTCCTCAACCTCGCCGCCCTGCTCCTGTTCTTCAAGGAGCTGAAGCTGGCGACGTTCGACCCCATCCTGGCGGCGCTCCTGGGCTTCGCGCCCGCATGGCTGCACTACGGACTGATGGCGTCCGTTTCGGTTACCGCCGTAGCGGCCTTTCAGGCCGTGGGGTCCATCCTGGTCGTCGCATTCATGGTCGGGCCCCCGGCGGGCGCCTATCTGCTGACCGACGATCTGAGGAAGATGATCGTCCTGAGCGCCGTCATCGGGGTGCTGAACGCACTGGCGGGATATTGGGCAGCCGCGTGGCTGGACGTCTCCATCGCGGGCAGCATCGCCGTGGCGACGGGGCTTTCGTTCCTCGGCATCTTCATCCTGTCGCCCAGCCGGGGGCTGCTGAGCGCCGTTCGGCGGCGGGCCCAGCAGAGGATGGAGTATCGGGAGCGGATCGTGCTGATCCACCTCCGCCACCACGAGGGCAGCGGGGACGAGGCCGAGGAGCTGGGGGTCGGATCCATCCATCGGCACCTCGGCTGGCCGAGGGAGCTCGCCGGTTCCGTGCTGCGGCGTCTCGAGGCCAAGCGGAGAATCCGCATCGAGGACGGGGTGGTGAAGCCCGCCGACCGTGCCTGA
- a CDS encoding NAD(P)-dependent oxidoreductase, translating into MKIAVVCANGKAGRLIVEEAVRRGLDVTAVVRGENRTAAKRAIQKDIFDLTASDLEGFDVVVDAFGAWTPESLPQHGTSLKHLCDLLSGRNTRLLVVGGAGSLYVNPEHTAQLMDGADFPDAFKPLASAMGKALGELRARDDVRWTYVSPAADFQAEGPRTGKYILGGEELTLNSRGESVISYADYAIAMVDEAVKGDHIRQRISVVAA; encoded by the coding sequence ATGAAAATCGCTGTGGTTTGCGCCAATGGAAAGGCAGGACGCCTTATCGTTGAGGAGGCGGTGAGGAGAGGGCTGGACGTCACGGCCGTGGTGCGGGGGGAGAACAGGACGGCGGCGAAACGGGCCATTCAAAAGGATATCTTCGACCTGACCGCCTCCGACCTGGAGGGGTTCGACGTGGTCGTGGACGCCTTCGGAGCCTGGACTCCGGAGAGCCTTCCGCAGCACGGCACCTCGCTGAAGCACCTGTGCGACCTCCTGAGCGGCCGAAACACGAGGCTGCTGGTCGTCGGCGGGGCGGGGAGCCTCTACGTGAACCCCGAACACACGGCGCAGCTGATGGATGGGGCCGACTTTCCGGACGCCTTCAAGCCGCTCGCGTCCGCCATGGGCAAGGCTTTGGGGGAGCTCCGCGCCCGAGACGACGTGAGGTGGACCTACGTCAGCCCCGCCGCGGATTTTCAGGCCGAGGGGCCGAGGACCGGCAAGTACATCCTGGGCGGGGAGGAGCTGACCTTGAACTCCAGGGGCGAGAGCGTGATCAGCTACGCCGACTATGCCATCGCCATGGTGGACGAGGCCGTGAAGGGAGACCACATCCGGCAGAGGATCTCCGTCGTGGCGGCGTGA
- a CDS encoding Sir2 silent information regulator family NAD-dependent deacetylase — translation MISTGACLDAIERLRRGIAEADAVVVGAGSGLSTASGLTYSGERFEKNFADFIGRYGYRDMYTAGFYPYPTPEEFWAYWSRHIHLNRYAQDAGPAYRRLRNLMGGKDCFVITTNVDHCFQKAGFDALRLFCTQGDYGLWQCARPCHQETYDNEAPVQRMVSEQRDMRIPTEPIPRCPRCGGPMANNLRCDDTFVEDEAWHFAAGRYADFLRKHEGARVLFLELGVGWNTPGIIKYPFRRMSTRNERAVYACVNLGEADAPRELEGRAILVDGDIGEVLRNIEEA, via the coding sequence ATGATATCTACCGGCGCCTGCTTGGATGCGATTGAGAGGCTGAGGCGCGGGATCGCGGAGGCGGACGCCGTCGTGGTGGGAGCGGGGTCGGGCCTGTCGACGGCCTCCGGCCTGACCTATTCCGGGGAGCGGTTCGAGAAAAACTTCGCCGACTTCATCGGCAGGTACGGCTATCGCGACATGTACACGGCCGGCTTCTACCCCTACCCCACGCCGGAGGAGTTCTGGGCCTACTGGAGCCGCCACATCCACCTCAACCGCTACGCCCAGGACGCCGGGCCGGCCTACCGCAGGCTGCGGAACCTGATGGGCGGCAAGGACTGTTTCGTGATCACCACGAACGTGGACCACTGCTTCCAGAAGGCCGGGTTCGACGCGCTCCGCCTGTTCTGCACCCAGGGGGACTACGGGCTGTGGCAGTGCGCAAGGCCCTGTCATCAGGAGACGTACGACAACGAGGCGCCGGTGCAGCGCATGGTCTCGGAGCAGAGGGACATGCGGATTCCCACAGAGCCGATTCCCCGCTGCCCGCGGTGCGGCGGCCCCATGGCGAACAACCTGCGCTGCGACGATACCTTTGTGGAGGACGAGGCCTGGCACTTCGCCGCGGGGCGGTACGCAGACTTCCTGCGGAAGCACGAGGGCGCCCGCGTCCTGTTTCTGGAGCTCGGGGTGGGCTGGAACACGCCGGGCATCATCAAGTACCCCTTCCGGCGCATGTCCACCCGAAACGAAAGGGCGGTCTATGCCTGCGTCAATCTGGGGGAGGCGGACGCTCCGCGCGAGCTGGAGGGCCGCGCGATCCTCGTCGATGGGGATATCGGGGAGGTCCTGAGGAACATCGAGGAAGCATAG
- a CDS encoding protein-ADP-ribose hydrolase → MERIEGRIEDQAGRLEYLLHFLRDENPRCSGMELPDDEEGRRRLLRALMNVRPPWPIGGDFLEVQDAYLQEEARRKGIVDAEALPVAAEEPGASFLSVWRGDITTLRADAVVNAANASLLGCFVPGHGCIDNVIHTYAGVQLRLECDTLMRRQGHEEPTGGAKITGAYNLPSRHVVHTVGPIVADRPTRRDRSLLADCYRSCLELARSHRLVSIAFCCISTGEFRFPQQEAAEIAVETVRGFLREHGAGMRVIFDVFKESDHDIYRRLLGCD, encoded by the coding sequence GTGGAACGGATTGAGGGTCGGATCGAGGACCAGGCCGGGAGGCTGGAGTACCTGCTTCACTTTCTGAGGGATGAAAACCCGCGTTGCAGCGGCATGGAGCTCCCGGACGATGAGGAGGGCCGCCGGCGGCTCCTGCGGGCCCTGATGAACGTCCGTCCCCCCTGGCCCATCGGCGGGGACTTCCTAGAGGTGCAGGACGCCTACCTTCAAGAGGAGGCGCGGAGGAAGGGAATCGTGGACGCGGAGGCGCTGCCCGTCGCGGCGGAGGAGCCCGGCGCCTCCTTCCTCTCGGTGTGGAGGGGCGACATCACGACGCTGAGGGCGGACGCCGTCGTCAATGCCGCGAACGCCTCCCTGCTGGGGTGTTTCGTGCCCGGCCACGGGTGCATCGACAACGTCATCCACACCTACGCCGGGGTCCAGCTCCGCCTCGAGTGCGACACCCTCATGAGGCGGCAGGGTCACGAGGAGCCGACGGGCGGCGCGAAGATCACGGGGGCCTACAACCTGCCCAGCCGCCACGTCGTCCACACGGTGGGACCGATCGTCGCCGACCGCCCGACGCGGAGGGACCGCTCCCTGCTCGCCGACTGCTATCGCTCCTGCCTGGAGCTTGCGCGCTCGCACCGGCTTGTCAGCATCGCGTTCTGCTGCATCTCCACGGGAGAGTTCCGTTTTCCGCAGCAGGAGGCCGCGGAGATCGCGGTGGAGACCGTCAGGGGGTTCCTGCGGGAACATGGGGCGGGGATGAGGGTTATTTTCGATGTGTTCAAGGAGAGCGACCATGATATCTACCGGCGCCTGCTTGGATGCGATTGA
- a CDS encoding helix-turn-helix domain-containing protein produces the protein MKKDMPDCPIETTLTLISNRWKVLILWDLLDGVKRFGELKKLLGGVSQKVLTANLRQMEEAGLLTRTAYAEVPPRVEYALTETGRSLRPVLEAMLEWGTRYKAGTAAAAGPTPSIRRRTRGTFGHPEPFRGPIP, from the coding sequence ATGAAAAAGGACATGCCGGACTGCCCGATCGAGACGACTTTGACGCTGATCTCCAACCGCTGGAAGGTACTGATCCTCTGGGATCTGTTGGACGGCGTCAAGCGTTTCGGCGAATTGAAGAAGCTGCTGGGCGGCGTCAGCCAGAAGGTGCTGACGGCCAACCTGCGCCAGATGGAGGAGGCGGGGCTGCTGACCCGTACCGCCTACGCGGAGGTGCCGCCGCGGGTGGAATACGCGCTGACGGAGACCGGGCGCAGCCTGCGGCCGGTGCTGGAGGCGATGCTGGAGTGGGGGACGCGCTACAAGGCCGGGACAGCAGCCGCAGCGGGCCCGACCCCCTCTATACGGCGTCGGACACGCGGGACCTTCGGGCACCCCGAACCTTTCCGGGGTCCTATCCCCTGA